One segment of Streptomyces roseifaciens DNA contains the following:
- a CDS encoding MFS transporter, with translation MASTVNERPGYGQLLRTPGAWTFLLPGFLARQPFAMLTIGILLLVNDTTGSYGTAGTVSATAGVAMALFAPQSGKLADRFGQAAVLIPGVVVHAAAISLLTVLALSDAPLWALLAAAVPAGASTPQIGPMVRARWASKLDGSPLMSTAAAFESVTDEFTFVIGPVLATALCTGVHPAAGLVAEAVLTLAGGLLFASQRRTQPQPSRTAAGSAEAGKRVSALSVPGVRVLAIVMLGIGTVFGGMQVSMTAFTKEMGDPGLNGLMYGAFAAGNMIAGIACGVIAWKTSPQRRLLLAYPLLVLATTPLWAAHHMVLLGALGMAVGLCIAPSLITGYTLVEKLVPAGARTEAFTWLTGAVGLGQAAGATVGGQLIDSHGASTGFLVPLGGTAVALLVLLLLRKALTPRSESVVAARGVGHREPVPVD, from the coding sequence GTGGCATCCACGGTCAACGAACGGCCCGGATACGGGCAGCTGCTGCGCACCCCCGGTGCGTGGACGTTCCTGCTGCCGGGCTTCCTGGCCCGGCAGCCGTTCGCAATGCTGACGATCGGCATTCTGCTGCTGGTCAACGACACCACCGGCTCGTACGGCACCGCGGGCACCGTCTCGGCGACGGCGGGCGTGGCCATGGCCCTGTTCGCTCCGCAGAGCGGCAAGCTCGCGGACCGCTTCGGCCAGGCCGCGGTCCTGATCCCCGGCGTCGTCGTGCACGCCGCGGCGATCTCGCTGCTGACGGTGCTCGCGCTGTCGGACGCGCCCCTGTGGGCGCTGCTCGCGGCGGCCGTGCCGGCCGGTGCGTCGACCCCGCAGATCGGCCCGATGGTGCGGGCGCGCTGGGCGAGCAAGCTCGACGGCTCTCCCCTGATGTCGACGGCGGCGGCCTTCGAGTCCGTCACCGACGAGTTCACCTTCGTGATCGGCCCGGTGCTGGCCACGGCGCTGTGCACCGGCGTCCACCCGGCCGCCGGTCTGGTCGCGGAGGCCGTGCTGACCCTGGCCGGCGGTCTGCTGTTCGCCTCGCAGCGGCGCACGCAGCCGCAGCCGAGCCGCACGGCGGCCGGCTCCGCCGAGGCCGGCAAGCGCGTCTCCGCGCTGTCCGTGCCGGGCGTGCGGGTGCTGGCGATCGTCATGCTGGGCATCGGCACCGTCTTCGGCGGCATGCAGGTGTCGATGACCGCCTTCACCAAGGAGATGGGCGACCCGGGCCTGAACGGCCTGATGTACGGCGCCTTCGCGGCCGGAAACATGATCGCGGGCATCGCCTGCGGCGTCATCGCCTGGAAGACGAGCCCGCAGCGCCGCCTGCTGCTGGCCTACCCGCTGCTGGTGCTGGCCACGACCCCGCTGTGGGCCGCGCACCACATGGTCCTGCTGGGTGCCCTGGGCATGGCGGTGGGCCTGTGCATCGCACCCTCGCTGATCACCGGCTACACGCTGGTGGAGAAGCTGGTCCCGGCGGGCGCCCGCACCGAGGCGTTCACCTGGCTGACCGGCGCCGTCGGCCTCGGCCAGGCGGCCGGTGCGACCGTGGGCGGGCAGCTGATCGACAGCCACGGCGCGAGCACCGGATTCCTGGTGCCGCTGGGCGGTACGGCGGTCGCGCTGCTGGTCCTGCTGCTCCTGCGGAAGGCGCTGACCCCGCGCTCGGAGTCGGTCGTCGCGGCACGTGGGGTCGGTCACCGTGAGCCCGTCCCGGTGGACTGA
- the mscL gene encoding large conductance mechanosensitive channel protein MscL produces the protein MTTSKTGVLGGFKAFLMRGNVIDLAVAVVIGAAFTNIVNSVVKGVINPVVGAFGTKDLDHYASCLKGPCVKNAAGEVTKGVFIQWGSVLSATLTFLITAAVVYFLMLLPMKRWQDRQAARTPAAPAKETELELLKQIRDALVEQRREPGSETVPAQR, from the coding sequence GTGACGACGAGCAAGACCGGGGTCCTCGGCGGATTCAAGGCGTTCCTCATGCGGGGCAACGTCATAGACCTCGCCGTCGCCGTCGTCATCGGCGCAGCGTTCACGAACATCGTGAACTCGGTGGTCAAGGGCGTGATCAACCCGGTGGTGGGGGCCTTCGGCACGAAGGACCTCGATCACTACGCGTCCTGCCTGAAGGGCCCCTGCGTCAAGAACGCGGCCGGTGAGGTCACCAAGGGCGTCTTCATCCAGTGGGGCTCGGTGCTCAGCGCGACCCTCACGTTCCTGATCACGGCCGCGGTCGTCTACTTCCTGATGCTGCTGCCGATGAAGCGCTGGCAGGACCGCCAGGCGGCCCGCACGCCGGCGGCCCCGGCCAAGGAGACCGAGCTGGAGCTGCTCAAGCAGATCCGCGACGCGCTCGTGGAGCAGCGCCGCGAGCCGGGCTCGGAGACGGTGCCGGCGCAGAGGTAG
- the galU gene encoding UTP--glucose-1-phosphate uridylyltransferase GalU, which translates to MTHSRPRISKAVIPAAGLGTRFLPATKATPKEMLPVVDKPAIQYVVEEAVLAGLSDVLMITGRNKRPLEDHFDRNYELEEALRRKGDESRLARVQESSDLATMHYVRQGDPRGLGHAVLCAAPHVGNEPFAVLLGDDLIDIRDPLLSHMVAIQRKHGGSVIALMEVDPAQVGMYGCAAVKPTDTDGVVQVTGLVEKPDPSEAPSNYAVIGRYVLDPAVFDVLRETPPGRGGEIQLTDALQALAAEPGLGGPVHGVIFKGRRYDTGDRGDYLRAIVRLACEREDLGPDFRAWLRRYVTEEM; encoded by the coding sequence ATGACTCACTCGCGTCCTCGGATCAGCAAGGCTGTCATCCCCGCAGCCGGTCTCGGCACCCGATTTCTGCCTGCCACCAAGGCCACGCCCAAGGAAATGCTGCCTGTCGTGGACAAGCCGGCGATCCAGTACGTGGTGGAGGAGGCCGTCCTCGCCGGCCTCTCGGACGTCCTCATGATCACAGGGCGTAACAAGCGCCCGCTCGAGGACCACTTCGACCGGAACTACGAGCTGGAGGAGGCGCTGCGCCGCAAGGGTGACGAGTCCCGGCTCGCGCGGGTGCAGGAGTCCAGCGACCTGGCGACCATGCACTACGTCCGCCAGGGCGACCCCCGGGGCCTCGGCCACGCCGTCCTGTGCGCCGCCCCGCACGTCGGCAACGAGCCCTTCGCCGTCCTCCTCGGCGACGACCTCATCGACATCCGGGACCCGCTGCTGTCCCACATGGTCGCGATCCAGCGCAAGCACGGCGGCAGCGTGATCGCCCTCATGGAGGTCGACCCCGCCCAGGTCGGGATGTACGGCTGCGCGGCCGTGAAGCCCACCGACACCGACGGTGTGGTGCAGGTCACGGGCCTGGTCGAGAAGCCGGACCCCTCCGAGGCCCCCAGCAACTACGCGGTGATCGGCCGCTACGTCCTCGACCCGGCCGTCTTCGACGTGCTGCGCGAGACCCCGCCCGGCCGCGGCGGCGAGATCCAGCTCACGGACGCCCTGCAGGCCCTCGCGGCCGAGCCCGGCCTCGGCGGACCCGTGCACGGGGTGATCTTCAAGGGCCGCCGCTACGACACGGGTGACCGCGGGGACTACCTGCGCGCCATTGTCAGACTGGCCTGCGAGCGTGAGGATCTAGGACCGGACTTCCGCGCCTGGCTCCGCCGTTACGTCACCGAGGAGATGTAG
- a CDS encoding FmdB family zinc ribbon protein, with amino-acid sequence MPTYQYQCTECGEGLEAVQKFTDDALTECPGCQGRLKKVFSAVGIVFKGSGFYRNDSRGSSSSSSPAKPSTTSTTSSSASKSSDTKSPASSTSSSATASTGTSAA; translated from the coding sequence GTGCCGACTTACCAGTACCAGTGCACCGAGTGCGGCGAGGGCCTCGAGGCGGTGCAGAAGTTCACCGATGACGCCTTGACCGAGTGCCCCGGCTGCCAGGGGCGCCTGAAGAAGGTCTTCTCCGCGGTCGGCATCGTCTTCAAGGGCTCCGGCTTCTACCGGAACGACAGCCGTGGCTCGTCGTCCAGCAGCTCGCCCGCGAAGCCCTCGACGACTTCGACGACCTCGTCGTCCGCCTCGAAGAGCTCGGACACGAAGTCCCCGGCCTCCTCGACGTCCTCGTCGGCCACGGCCTCCACCGGCACGTCGGCGGCCTGA
- a CDS encoding potassium/proton antiporter → MTVHHLNELLLICSLVLLVAVAAVRISSRSGLPSLLIYLGIGVAIGQDGIGVSFNDVGLTQVIGYAALVVILAEGGLGTKWHEIKPALPAAAVLSTFGVAVSVGLTAAAAHYLAGVDWRQALIIGAVVSSTDAAAVFSVLRNVPLPSRLTGVLEAESGFNDAPVVILVVAFSAAGPVEHWYLLLGQIALELAIGAAVGIAFGMLGAYGLRHVALPASGLYPIAVMAIATAAYAGGALAHGSGFLAVYLAALILGNAKLPHWPATRGFAEGLGWIAQIGMFVLLGLLVTPHELGDDIIPALVVGLVLTMVARPVSVFLSTAPFRTPWQEKVLLSWAGLRGAVPIVLATIPMVAGVKDSRTIFNIVFVLVIVYTLVQGPTLPWLARRLRLGENEPEDLGIESAPLERLRGHLLSVAIPEGSRMHGVEVSELRLPPGAAVTLVVRDGKSFVPQPATVLRRLDELLVVATDPVRDATEKRLRAVGEGGKLAGWLGATGNHREPSADPSVTKAIGISKGPRMIKRK, encoded by the coding sequence CTGACTGTCCACCACCTCAACGAACTCCTGCTGATCTGCTCCCTCGTACTGCTCGTCGCAGTCGCGGCGGTACGCATCTCTTCGCGCAGCGGGCTGCCGAGCCTGCTCATCTACCTCGGCATCGGGGTAGCCATCGGCCAGGACGGCATCGGCGTCTCCTTCAACGACGTGGGCCTGACCCAGGTGATCGGCTACGCCGCCCTGGTCGTCATCCTCGCCGAGGGCGGTCTCGGCACGAAGTGGCACGAGATCAAACCGGCGCTGCCCGCGGCCGCCGTGCTGTCCACCTTCGGCGTCGCGGTGAGCGTCGGGCTGACCGCCGCGGCCGCGCACTACCTGGCCGGCGTCGACTGGCGGCAGGCCCTGATCATCGGTGCGGTGGTGTCCTCGACGGACGCCGCGGCCGTCTTCTCCGTCCTGCGCAACGTCCCCCTGCCGTCCCGGCTCACCGGCGTCCTGGAGGCCGAGTCCGGCTTCAACGACGCCCCCGTCGTCATCCTCGTCGTCGCCTTCTCGGCGGCCGGCCCCGTCGAGCACTGGTACCTGCTGCTCGGGCAGATCGCCCTGGAGCTGGCGATCGGCGCCGCCGTCGGCATCGCGTTCGGCATGCTCGGCGCGTACGGCCTGCGGCACGTGGCGCTGCCCGCCTCCGGCCTCTATCCCATCGCCGTGATGGCCATCGCCACCGCCGCCTACGCGGGCGGCGCCCTCGCGCACGGGTCCGGCTTCCTCGCCGTCTACCTCGCGGCCCTGATCCTCGGCAACGCCAAGCTGCCGCACTGGCCGGCCACCCGGGGCTTCGCCGAGGGGCTCGGCTGGATCGCCCAGATCGGCATGTTCGTCCTGCTCGGCCTGCTGGTCACCCCGCACGAGCTGGGCGACGACATCATCCCCGCGCTCGTCGTGGGGCTGGTCCTGACCATGGTCGCGCGGCCGGTGTCCGTCTTCCTGAGCACGGCGCCCTTCCGTACCCCCTGGCAGGAGAAGGTCCTGCTGTCCTGGGCCGGGCTGCGCGGCGCCGTACCCATCGTGCTGGCCACCATCCCGATGGTGGCCGGGGTGAAGGACAGCCGCACGATCTTCAACATCGTCTTCGTGCTGGTGATCGTCTACACCCTGGTCCAGGGCCCGACGCTGCCCTGGCTGGCGCGCCGCCTGCGCCTCGGCGAGAACGAGCCGGAGGACCTCGGCATCGAGTCGGCGCCGCTGGAGCGGCTGCGCGGCCACCTGCTGTCCGTCGCCATCCCCGAGGGCTCGCGGATGCACGGCGTGGAGGTCTCCGAGCTGCGGCTGCCGCCCGGCGCCGCGGTCACCCTGGTCGTCCGGGACGGCAAGAGCTTCGTGCCCCAGCCCGCGACCGTCCTGCGCCGCCTCGACGAGCTGCTCGTCGTGGCCACCGACCCGGTGCGCGACGCGACCGAGAAGCGGCTGCGGGCGGTCGGCGAGGGCGGCAAGCTGGCGGGCTGGCTGGGCGCGACGGGCAACCACCGGGAGCCGTCCGCGGACCCCTCTGTGACGAAGGCCATAGGCATATCCAAGGGTCCCCGTATGATAAAGAGGAAGTAA
- a CDS encoding S-methyl-5'-thioadenosine phosphorylase, with product MVEMHSARADIGVIGGSGFYSFLEDVTEVTVMTPYGSPSDSVFVGELAGRKVAFLPRHGRGHHLPPHRINYRANLWALRSLGVRQVLAPCAVGGLQPQYGPGTLVVPDQLVDRTKARAQSYFDGEMLPDGRVPNVVHTSFADPYCPTGRAVAVAVARGHGWEPVVDGGTMVVIEGPRFSTRAESRWHAAQGWTVVGMTGHPEAVLARELELCYTSMALVTDLDAGAETGQGVSHDEVMRVFGENVGRLREVLFAAVTALPETKERNCLCADVHRGWDLGIELP from the coding sequence ATGGTCGAAATGCACAGTGCGCGTGCGGATATAGGCGTCATCGGCGGGTCCGGTTTCTACTCCTTCCTGGAGGATGTGACCGAGGTCACGGTCATGACGCCGTACGGGTCGCCGAGCGACTCCGTCTTCGTCGGCGAGCTCGCCGGACGGAAGGTCGCCTTCCTCCCCCGCCACGGCCGCGGCCACCACCTGCCGCCCCACCGCATCAACTACCGGGCCAACCTGTGGGCCCTGCGCTCGCTCGGCGTGCGGCAGGTCCTCGCCCCGTGCGCGGTCGGCGGCCTGCAGCCGCAGTACGGGCCGGGCACGCTGGTCGTCCCCGACCAGCTCGTGGACCGGACGAAGGCGCGCGCACAGAGCTACTTCGACGGCGAGATGCTGCCCGACGGCCGGGTGCCCAACGTCGTCCACACCTCCTTCGCCGACCCCTACTGCCCCACCGGGCGCGCGGTGGCGGTCGCGGTGGCGCGCGGGCACGGCTGGGAGCCGGTGGTGGACGGCGGCACGATGGTCGTCATAGAGGGGCCGCGCTTCTCCACCCGGGCCGAGTCGCGCTGGCACGCCGCCCAGGGCTGGACGGTCGTCGGCATGACCGGGCACCCCGAGGCCGTGCTCGCCCGCGAGCTGGAGCTCTGCTACACCTCGATGGCGCTGGTCACGGACCTCGACGCGGGCGCCGAGACGGGCCAGGGCGTCTCGCACGACGAGGTCATGCGGGTCTTCGGGGAGAACGTGGGACGCCTGCGCGAGGTGCTCTTCGCGGCGGTCACGGCCCTGCCGGAGACCAAGGAGCGCAACTGTCTGTGCGCGGACGTGCACCGGGGCTGGGACCTGGGTATCGAACTGCCTTGA
- a CDS encoding low temperature requirement protein A, producing MSEDAPRPLPDGGPPPSRVLRRMTGRGRDEEHRAATPLELFFDLCFVVAVAVAGRELVHALAEGHAAHGVLGYLMMFFTIWWAWMNFTWFASAYDTDDVLYRVVTLVQIAGVLILSAGIPRAFDDGNFAVVWFGYLVMRLALVSQWLRAAFSTTGAERRTALKYAAGVCACQVGWLGVLFLPDRAKPWVFLVMALLEMAVPTLAEMTQQTAWHPHHIAERYGLFTIIVLGETVSAATVAVQSALEESEALDELLPMAAGGLLLIFAAFWIYFAVPIHLHLASNRQAFLWGYGHYLVFGSAAAIGAGIEVAIEQAVGKAHISTFAASSTVTIPGALFMFSVWLVHSRHYKRGPAQQLVLPVSALAVLACTFAGGNAVLLTGVVASVTVVTGVWLSTRNPPLAEA from the coding sequence ATGAGCGAGGACGCGCCCCGCCCCCTGCCGGACGGCGGACCGCCGCCCTCCCGCGTACTGCGCCGGATGACGGGCCGCGGGCGCGACGAGGAGCACCGGGCGGCCACGCCCCTGGAGCTCTTCTTCGACCTGTGCTTCGTCGTGGCGGTGGCCGTCGCGGGGCGGGAGCTCGTGCACGCGCTGGCCGAGGGGCACGCGGCGCACGGCGTGCTCGGCTACCTGATGATGTTCTTCACCATCTGGTGGGCGTGGATGAACTTCACCTGGTTCGCGTCCGCGTACGACACGGACGACGTCCTGTACCGGGTGGTGACGCTGGTCCAGATCGCCGGGGTGCTGATCCTGTCGGCGGGCATCCCGCGGGCGTTCGACGACGGCAACTTCGCGGTGGTGTGGTTCGGCTACCTGGTGATGCGGCTGGCGCTGGTCTCGCAGTGGCTGCGGGCCGCGTTCTCCACGACGGGCGCGGAGCGGCGTACGGCGCTGAAGTACGCGGCCGGGGTGTGCGCGTGCCAGGTGGGCTGGCTGGGGGTGCTGTTCCTGCCCGACCGCGCCAAGCCGTGGGTGTTCCTCGTGATGGCCCTCCTGGAGATGGCGGTCCCGACCCTCGCCGAGATGACGCAGCAGACGGCCTGGCACCCGCACCACATCGCCGAGCGGTACGGGCTGTTCACCATCATCGTGCTGGGCGAGACGGTCTCGGCGGCCACGGTGGCCGTGCAGTCGGCGCTGGAGGAGAGCGAGGCGCTGGACGAGCTGCTGCCGATGGCGGCGGGCGGCCTGCTGCTGATCTTCGCCGCGTTCTGGATCTACTTCGCCGTCCCCATCCACCTGCACCTGGCCTCCAACCGGCAGGCGTTCCTGTGGGGCTACGGGCACTACCTCGTCTTCGGGTCGGCGGCCGCGATCGGCGCGGGCATCGAGGTGGCGATCGAACAGGCCGTCGGCAAGGCGCACATCTCCACGTTCGCGGCGTCGAGCACGGTGACGATCCCCGGGGCGCTGTTCATGTTCTCGGTCTGGCTGGTCCACTCCCGTCACTACAAGCGGGGCCCGGCCCAGCAGTTGGTGCTCCCGGTGTCCGCGCTGGCCGTCCTGGCCTGCACGTTCGCGGGCGGCAACGCGGTGCTGCTGACGGGGGTGGTGGCGTCGGTGACGGTGGTGACGGGGGTCTGGTTGTCCACAAGGAACCCGCCGCTCGCCGAGGCGTGA
- a CDS encoding 5-formyltetrahydrofolate cyclo-ligase — MPPDKEFVRTVIKYDGSKAGLRRGLLAVRSGLTSDDVAEAGAALARRALELPELAEAGTVAAYVSVGREPGTRALLEALRRRGVRVLLPVLLEDNDLDWAAYEGPDRLVRAGRGLLEPDGPRLGPEAVTAADAVLLPGLAVDDRGMRLGRGGGSYDRVLARLERAGATPSRVVLLYDSEVIPEVPAEPHDGPVDAVVTPSGLRRFSPPPRPFP; from the coding sequence ATGCCCCCAGACAAGGAGTTTGTACGCACAGTGATCAAGTACGACGGTAGCAAGGCAGGGTTGCGGCGCGGTCTCCTGGCGGTGAGATCCGGGTTGACCTCGGATGACGTGGCGGAAGCGGGGGCCGCGCTGGCCCGCCGCGCGCTTGAGCTCCCCGAGCTCGCGGAGGCCGGAACGGTGGCCGCGTACGTCTCCGTGGGGCGCGAACCGGGCACCCGCGCGCTCCTGGAGGCGCTCCGCCGCCGGGGGGTACGGGTGCTGCTCCCGGTCCTCCTGGAGGACAACGATCTCGACTGGGCCGCCTACGAGGGCCCGGACCGTCTCGTACGGGCCGGGCGCGGCCTCCTGGAGCCGGACGGGCCCCGGCTGGGGCCGGAGGCCGTGACGGCTGCGGACGCGGTCCTGCTGCCGGGGCTGGCCGTGGACGACCGGGGGATGCGGCTGGGCCGCGGCGGGGGGTCCTACGACCGGGTGCTGGCGCGGCTGGAGCGGGCGGGCGCGACTCCGTCGCGGGTCGTCCTGCTGTACGACAGCGAGGTGATCCCCGAGGTCCCGGCGGAGCCGCACGATGGCCCTGTGGACGCGGTGGTCACCCCGAGCGGCCTGCGGCGCTTCTCTCCCCCACCCCGCCCCTTCCCGTAA
- a CDS encoding penicillin acylase family protein gives MPANKTGPSGKKKKGRRARLLVITVVLLLVAGIGFGAYWSVSTVRASFPETSGTLQLKGLGGQVKVARDDHGIPQIYADSAEDLFRAQGFVQAQDRFWEMDVRRHLTAGRLSEMFGDGQVETDAFIRTMGWRKVAQEEYDTKLSATTKKYLQAYSDGVNAYLKDHQGKSLSVEYAALEFENEYKPEKWTPVDSVAWLKAMAWDLRGNLQSEIDRSLASTRLSPRQIEQLYPAYPYGRNKPIVEGGAVDPATKEFDPKATPTEGQTGQTGQAGQNGRNGQPGGTGTAGTPGANGTPGAQNNNGTPATGGGAGAAGGLRSGLTALSGTLDKIPALLGPSGNGIGSNSWVVSGQYTTTGKPLLANDPHLAPQLPSLWYQMGLHCTKTSAACPFDVAGYTFAGMPGVVIGHNQDIAWGMTNLGADVTDLYLEKVTSDSYLYDNKQVPFATRKETIKVAGGGDRTITVRSTRNGPVVSDRNSELGKVGQDAPVKDPAPDRAEGYAVSLRWTALDAGRTMDALLDLNRATDFASFRKAAAGFEVPSQNLIYADTKGNIGYQAPGRIPVRKGDGRMPAPGWDPAFQWTGFLKPGELPWELNPKRGYIVTANQAVTDKKYPHALTGDWGYGARSQRINDLIQSKIKDGGKISTDDMQKMQMDNSSEIAKLLTPYLLKINIKAENERETKYVREAQKLLEGWDYNQEADSAAAAYFNAVWRNTLKLAFGNKLPKELRVKGQCLRVRPANDAGPQEDLDGNTRLVRECGERDPDSAQPDGGDRWFEVVRGILDKPNDDWWKTGGRAGAGNRDELLARAMKDARWELTSKLGKDVNSWSWGRLHQLNLKNQTLGKDGPGIVRWMLNRGPWNLAGGEATVNAAGWNAAGGYDVIWVPSMRMVVNLADLDKSRWINLTGASGHAYNAHYYDQTDKWAKGELLPWAFSPDAVKKGTDAELTLKP, from the coding sequence ATGCCCGCCAACAAGACCGGCCCTTCCGGCAAGAAAAAGAAGGGGCGACGTGCCCGCCTGCTCGTGATCACCGTCGTGCTGCTGCTCGTCGCGGGCATCGGCTTCGGCGCGTACTGGAGCGTCAGCACCGTGCGCGCCTCCTTCCCGGAGACCAGCGGCACCCTGCAGCTCAAGGGTCTCGGCGGGCAGGTGAAGGTCGCGCGTGACGACCACGGCATTCCGCAGATCTACGCGGACAGCGCCGAGGACCTCTTCCGCGCCCAGGGCTTCGTCCAGGCGCAGGACCGGTTCTGGGAGATGGACGTCCGGCGCCATCTGACGGCGGGCCGCCTGTCCGAGATGTTCGGCGACGGCCAGGTCGAGACGGACGCCTTCATCCGGACCATGGGCTGGCGGAAGGTCGCGCAGGAGGAGTACGACACCAAGCTGTCGGCGACCACCAAGAAGTACCTCCAGGCGTACTCCGACGGTGTCAACGCCTACCTCAAGGACCATCAGGGCAAGTCGCTGTCCGTCGAGTACGCGGCCCTGGAGTTCGAGAACGAGTACAAGCCGGAGAAGTGGACGCCGGTCGACTCGGTCGCCTGGCTCAAGGCCATGGCCTGGGACCTGCGCGGCAACCTGCAGAGCGAGATCGACCGCTCGCTCGCCTCGACGCGGCTGAGCCCCCGGCAGATCGAGCAGCTGTACCCGGCGTACCCGTACGGCCGGAACAAGCCGATCGTCGAGGGCGGCGCCGTCGACCCGGCCACCAAGGAGTTCGACCCGAAGGCCACGCCGACGGAGGGGCAGACCGGACAGACGGGGCAGGCCGGTCAGAACGGCCGCAACGGACAGCCCGGCGGGACGGGCACGGCGGGCACGCCGGGCGCGAACGGCACCCCCGGCGCCCAGAACAACAACGGCACCCCCGCCACCGGCGGCGGCGCCGGCGCGGCCGGCGGACTGCGCTCCGGCCTGACCGCCCTGTCCGGCACCCTGGACAAGATCCCGGCGCTGCTCGGCCCGTCCGGCAACGGCATCGGTTCCAACTCGTGGGTCGTCTCCGGCCAGTACACGACGACCGGCAAGCCGCTGCTCGCCAACGACCCGCACCTCGCCCCGCAGCTGCCCTCGCTCTGGTACCAGATGGGCCTGCACTGCACCAAGACGTCCGCGGCCTGCCCGTTCGACGTGGCCGGCTACACCTTCGCCGGCATGCCCGGCGTGGTCATCGGCCACAACCAGGACATCGCCTGGGGCATGACCAACCTCGGCGCGGACGTGACCGACCTCTACCTGGAGAAGGTCACCTCCGACAGCTACCTCTACGACAACAAGCAGGTCCCCTTCGCCACCCGCAAGGAGACCATCAAGGTCGCCGGCGGCGGCGACCGCACCATCACCGTCCGCTCCACCCGGAACGGCCCCGTCGTCTCCGACCGCAACAGCGAGCTGGGCAAGGTCGGCCAGGACGCCCCCGTCAAGGACCCGGCGCCCGACCGCGCCGAGGGCTACGCCGTCTCGCTGCGCTGGACCGCGCTCGACGCCGGCCGGACGATGGACGCCCTCCTGGACCTCAACCGCGCCACCGACTTCGCGTCGTTCCGCAAGGCCGCGGCCGGCTTCGAGGTCCCCTCGCAGAACCTGATCTACGCCGACACCAAGGGCAACATCGGCTACCAGGCCCCGGGCCGCATCCCCGTCCGCAAGGGCGACGGCCGCATGCCCGCGCCCGGCTGGGACCCCGCCTTCCAGTGGACCGGCTTCCTCAAGCCGGGCGAGCTGCCGTGGGAGCTCAACCCCAAGCGCGGCTACATCGTCACCGCCAACCAGGCCGTCACCGACAAGAAGTACCCCCACGCCCTCACCGGCGACTGGGGCTACGGCGCCCGCAGCCAGCGGATCAACGACCTCATCCAGTCGAAGATCAAGGACGGCGGCAAGATCTCGACGGACGACATGCAGAAGATGCAGATGGACAACAGCAGCGAGATCGCCAAGCTGCTGACGCCCTACCTGCTGAAGATCAACATCAAGGCCGAGAACGAGCGCGAGACGAAGTATGTCCGCGAGGCCCAGAAGCTCCTCGAGGGCTGGGACTACAACCAGGAGGCCGACTCGGCCGCCGCCGCGTACTTCAACGCCGTCTGGCGCAACACCCTCAAGCTCGCCTTCGGCAACAAGCTCCCCAAGGAGCTGCGCGTCAAGGGCCAGTGCCTGCGGGTCCGCCCGGCCAACGACGCCGGCCCCCAGGAGGACCTGGACGGCAACACCCGCCTGGTGCGCGAGTGCGGCGAGCGCGACCCCGACTCGGCGCAGCCCGACGGCGGCGACCGCTGGTTCGAGGTCGTCCGCGGCATCCTCGACAAGCCGAACGACGACTGGTGGAAGACCGGCGGCCGCGCCGGCGCCGGCAACCGCGACGAGCTGCTCGCCCGCGCCATGAAGGACGCCCGCTGGGAGCTGACCTCCAAGCTCGGCAAGGACGTGAACTCCTGGAGCTGGGGCCGCCTCCACCAGCTGAACCTGAAGAACCAGACCCTCGGCAAGGACGGCCCCGGCATCGTCCGCTGGATGCTCAACCGCGGCCCGTGGAACCTCGCCGGCGGCGAGGCCACGGTCAACGCGGCGGGCTGGAACGCGGCCGGCGGCTACGACGTGATCTGGGTCCCGTCCATGCGGATGGTCGTCAACCTCGCCGACCTCGACAAGTCCCGGTGGATCAACCTCACCGGAGCGTCCGGTCACGCGTACAACGCGCACTACTACGACCAGACGGACAAGTGGGCCAAGGGCGAGCTCCTGCCATGGGCTTTCAGCCCGGACGCGGTGAAGAAGGGCACGGACGCCGAGCTGACGCTCAAGCCGTAA